From the genome of Alicyclobacillus sp. SO9:
AATTTCAATTTTGCGGCCTGATGTCTTGAAGTAGATGCGTCCAGCCATGGTTCGACGACCTCCTCTCTACATTTTTATGTCCGCTTCTGCAGTAACCTCGTAACCCTCTGATGCCAAGGATTCTGCCAAAGCCTCGAGTGCCGCGAGACCAACAGCGGTGTCCTGCTTACCATTCCCGCCACTGATGCCAAGTCCGCCAACCACCTCATTGTCAATGACAATTGGAAAACCTCCCACAAATACAGCGAACCGTCCCGGAAACATGAGTTGAATCCCATATGCTTCGTTGTTAGGGAGAACAGGGCCGTTCGGCGGTTTATTGAACAGG
Proteins encoded in this window:
- a CDS encoding heme-binding protein, with amino-acid sequence MKKTIQLETAEARTLIAAAEEKSSEIEVAETIAVVDAGGHLIALERMDGARITGPEIAIAKAFTAAGHRRATHLFNKPPNGPVLPNNEAYGIQLMFPGRFAVFVGGFPIVIDNEVVGGLGISGGNGKQDTAVGLAALEALAESLASEGYEVTAEADIKM